A region from the Canis lupus baileyi chromosome 27, mCanLup2.hap1, whole genome shotgun sequence genome encodes:
- the NEFH gene encoding neurofilament heavy polypeptide yields MMSFSGADALLGAPFAPLHGGGSLHYALARKGGTRSTAGSSSGFHSWARTSVSSVSASPSRFRGAAATSSTDSLDTLSNGPEGCVVAAAAARSEKEQLQALNDRFAGYIDKVRQLEAHNRSLEGEAAALRQQHAGRAAMGELYEREVREMRGAVLRLGAARGQLRLEQEHLLEDIAHVRQRLDDEARQREEAEAAARALARFAQEAEAARVELQKKAQALQEECGYLRRHHQEEVGELLGQIQGCGAAQAQAQAEARDALKCDVTSALREIRAQLEGHAVQSTLQSEEWFRVRLDRLSEAAKVNTDAMRSAQEEITEYRRQLQARTTELEALKGTKDSLERQRSELEDRHQADIASYQEAIQQLDTELRNTKWEMAAQLREYQDLLNVKMALDIEIAAYRKLLEGEECRIGFGPSPFSLPEGLPKIPSTSTHIKVKSEEKIKVVEKSEKETVILEEQTEEIQVTEEVTEEEEKEAKEEKGEEEEAEEGEEETKSPPAEEAASPEKEEAKSPEKAKSPMKEEAKSPAEAKSPVKEEAKSPAEVKSPEKAKSPMKEEAKSPTEVKSPEKAKSPAKEEAKSPVEAKSPEKAKSPVKEEAKSPEKAKSPVKEEAKSPEKAKSPVKEEAKSPEKAKSPVKEEAKSPEKAKSPVKEEAKSPEKAKSPVKEEAKSPEKAKSPVKEEAKSPEKTKSPVKEEAKSPEKAKSPEKAKSPVKEEAKSPEKAKSPVKEEAKSPEKAKSPVKEEAKSPEKAKSPVKEEAKSPEKAKSPVKEEAKSPEKPKSPVKEEAKSPEKAKSPEKAKSPVKEEAKSPEKAKSPVKEEAKSPEKAKSPVKEEAKSPEKAKSPVKEEAKSPEKAKSPVKEEAKSPEKAKSPEKAKSPVKEEAKSPEKAKSPEKAKSPVKEEAKSPEKAKSPEKVKSPVKEETKAPEKEVTKKEEAKSPIKEEEKPQEVKVKEPAKKAEEEKAPATPKTEEKKDSKKDEVPKKEAPKPEVPEKKEPAVEKPKESKVEAKKETEDKKKAVTPEKEVPAKVKEEAKPKEKAEVAKKEQDDAKAKEPSKAAEKEPEKPKKEGTPAAPEKKDVKEEKTPEAKKSEEKPKAEAPAKEEPSKEAPTPGKAKTEKAEKSSSTDQKDSRPAEKATEDKASKGEK; encoded by the exons ATGATGAGCTTCAGCGGCGCGGACGCGCTGCTGGGCGCCCCGTTCGCGCCGCTCCATGGAGGCGGCAGCCTGCACTACGCGTTGGCCCGCAAGGGCGGAACGCGCTCTACCGCCGGCTCATCCAGTGGCTTCCACTCCTGGGCGCGGACATCCGTGAGCTCCGTGTCGGCCTCTCCGAGCCGCTTCCGTGGCGCAGCAGCCACCTCAAGCACCGACTCCCTAGACACGCTGAGTAACGGACCGGAGGGCTGCGTGGTGGCAGCAGCCGCGGCCCGCAGCGAGAAGGAGCAGCTGCAGGCGCTGAATGACCGCTTCGCGGGCTACATCGACAAGGTACGGCAGCTCGAGGCTCACAACCGCAGCCTGGAAGGCGAGGCGGCGGCCCTGCGGCAGCAGCACGCTGGCCGCGCCGCCATGGGCGAGCTGTACGAGCGAGAGGTGCGCGAGATGCGCGGCGCTGTGCTGCGCCTGGGCGCGGCGCGCGGCCAGCTGCGCCTGGAGCAGGAGCACCTGCTCGAAGACATTGCGCACGTGCGCCAGCGCCTAGACGACGAGGCCCGGCAGCGGGAAGAAGCCGAGGCGGCGGCGCGCGCACTCGCGCGCTTTGCGCAAGAGGCCGAGGCGGCGCGCGTCGAGCTGCAGAAGAAGGCGCAAGCGCTGCAGGAAGAGTGCGGCTACCTGCGGCGTCACCACCAGGAGGAGGTGGGCGAGCTGCTCGGCCAGATCCAGGGCTGCGGCGccgcgcaggcgcaggcgcaggccGAGGCGCGCGACGCCCTGAAGTGCGACGTGACGTCGGCGCTGCGCGAGATCCGCGCGCAACTTGAAGGCCACGCGGTGCAGAGCACTCTGCAGTCGGAGGAGTGGTTCCGAG TGAGGCTGGACCGACTATCAGAGGCAGCCAAGGTGAACACAGACGCCATGCGCTCAGCCCAGGAGGAGATAACAGAGTATCGCCGGCAGCTGCAGGCTAGGACCACAGAGCTGGAGGCACTCAAAGGCACCAAGGACTCACTAGAGAGGCAGCGCTCTGAACTGGAGGACCGTCATCAGGCTGACATCGCATCCTACCAG GAGGCCATCCAGCAGCTGGACACTGAGCTGAGGAACACCAAGTGGGAGATGGCAGCCCAGCTCCGAGAGTACCAGGACCTGCTCAATGTCAAGATGGCTCTGGATATTGAGATTGCCGCTTACAG AAAACTCCTGGAGGGTGAAGAATGTCGGATTGGCTTTGGCCCCAGTCCTTTCTCCCTTCCAGAAGGACTCCCCAAAATTCCCTCTACATCCACTCACATAAAGGTCAAAAGTGAAGAGAAGATCAAAGTGGTAGAAAAGTCAGAGAAGGAAACCGTGATTTTGGAGGAACAGACAGAGGAGATCCAAGTGACTGAAGAAGTGactgaagaagaagagaaagaggccaaagaggagaaaggtgaggaagaggaagcagaagagggagaagaagaaacaaagtctCCCCCAGCAGAAGAGGCTGCAtctccagagaaggaagaggccAAGTCCCCAGAAAAGGCTAAGTCCCCCATGAAAGAAGAAGCAAAATCACCAGCTGAGGCCAAGTCCCCAGTGAAGGAAGAGGCCAAGTCTCCAGCTGAGGTGAAGTCCCCTGAGAAAGCTAAATCCCCCATGAAAGAAGAAGCAAAATCTCCAACGGAGGTGAAATCCCCAGAGAAGGCCAAGTCCCCAGCTAAGGAAGAAGCAAAGTCCCCTGTGGAGGCCAAGTCCCCCGAAAAGGCCAAGTCTCCAGTAAAGGAAGAGGCCAAGTCCCCTGAGAAGGCCAAGTCCCCAGTGAAGGAGGAGGCCAAGTCCCCAGAGAAGGCCAAGTCCCCGGTGAAGGAGGAGGCCAAGTCCCCTGAGAAGGCCAAGTCCCCAGTGAAGGAGGAGGCCAAGTCCCCAGAGAAGGCCAAGTCCCCGGTGAAGGAGGAGGCCAAGTCCCCTGAGAAGGCCAAGTCCCCGGTGAAGGAGGAGGCCAAGTCCCCAGAGAAGGCCAAGTCCCCAGTGAAGGAGGAGGCCAAGTCCCCCGAGAAGACCAAGTCCCCAGTGAAGGAGGAGGCCAAGTCCCCAGAGAAGGCCAAGTCCCCCGAGAAGGCCAAGTCTCCAGTGAAGGAGGAGGCCAAGTCCCCTGAGAAGGCCAAGTCTCCAGTGAAGGAGGAGGCCAAGTCCCCTGAGAAGGCCAAGTCCCCGGTGAAGGAGGAAGCCAAATCCCCAGAGAAGGCCAAGTCTCCAGTGAAGGAGGAGGCCAAGTCCCCTGAGAAGGCCAAATCCCCAGTGAAGGAGGAGGCCAAGTCCCCAGAGAAGCCCAAGTCCCCGGTGAAGGAGGAGGCCAAGTCCCCTGAAAAGGCCAAGTCCCCTGAGAAGGCCAAGTCCCCGGTGAAGGAGGAGGCCAAGTCCCCTGAGAAGGCCAAGTCCCCGGTGAAGGAGGAGGCCAAGTCCCCTGAGAAGGCCAAGTCCCCGGTGAAGGAGGAGGCCAAGTCCCCTGAGAAGGCCAAGTCCCCAGTGAAGGAGGAGGCCAAGTCCCCCGAGAAGGCCAAGTCCCCAGTGAAGGAGGAGGCCAAGTCCCCTGAAAAGGCCAAGTCCCCAGAGAAGGCCAAGTCCCCGGTGAAGGAGGAGGCCAAGTCCCCAGAGAAGGCCAAGTCCCCTGAGAAAGCCAAGTCCCCAGTGAAGGAGGAGGCCAAGTCCCCTGAGAAGGCCAAGTCCCCAGAGAAGGTCAAATCTCCTGTGAAAGAAGAGACCAAGGCTCCTGAGAAAGAGGTCACAAAGAAGGAAGAGGCAAAGTCCCCcataaaggaggaagagaaacccCAGGAAGTGAAAGTCAAAGAGCCCGcaaagaaggcagaggaagagaaagctccAGCCACACCAAAAACTGAGGAGAAGAAGGACAGCAAGAAAGATGAGGTGCCAAAGAAGGAGGCTCCAAAGCCTGAGGTCCCCGAAAAGAAGGAGCCTGCTGTGGAGAAACCCAAAGAATCCAAAGTTGAAGCCAAGAAAGAGACTGAAGATAAGAAAAAAGCAGTGACCCCAGAGAAGGAGGTTCCTGCCAAGGTGAAGGAAGAAGCCAAACCCAAAGAGAAGGCTGAGGTGGCCAAGAAGGAGCAAGATGATGCCAAGGCCAAAGAACCCAGCAAAGCAGCAGAGAAGGAGCCAGAAAAGCCAAAGAAGGAAGGGACACCTGCAGCACCCGAGAAAAAAGATGTCAAGGAGGAGAAGACCCCAGAAGCCAAGAAATCTGAGGAGAAACCCAAAGCAGAGGCCCCAGCCAAAGAAGAGCCCAGCAAGGAGGCCCCCACACCTGGCAAAGCCAAGACAGAAAAGGCTGAGAAATCCTCTAGCACAGACCAAAAAGACAGCAGGCCTGCAGAGAAGGCCACAGAAGacaaggcctccaagggggagaaGTAA